ACGCTTGTTAATCAGTCCCTCACGGGATAAAGTTCCACCGTACAAATGGCGATGACGCCCGGATGAGGGAAGCTGGGTGAATGAAATCGAGTTTATCTATCCACTCTCACCCGAAGAGGAAGACCGATTGCGGGTAAGGGCGACGAAAGTGCGGGGAAGAATCGTGAGCTTTGTCGTTCAATATGAGGCCCTAATTCATGATCGCTGGAGAGCGGTTGTCCGGTACGATACTGCTCACAGGTTCGCTCATAGGGATGTGTTACATCCGGATGGCTCGGTCGATAAACAACCTCTGAACTTCGCCAACCTGAATCTCGGTTTTACCTTTGCCATCCAGGATCTCAAGAGCCTTTGGCAGTGGTATCGTTATGGCTATGAGAAGGAGCTGCAGAGATGAAGAAAGAATCCACCGTCAGAAAGAACTTGGATCTTCTGGACGAGTTCATGAAATATGCCTTTGACCATCCTGATATTCTCGATGAGATCCCAAAAGAGGCGTCGTTGGTTATCCTCCCCGAAGGAGACGCGCCTTTACACAAAGAAAATAAAAAGATGCTCAACCGCTTAAAAGCCAAAGGCGAGAAAGTTATAGCCGTAAAGCTCCGGGTTACAAGACGCAAGGTTTCAAAAGTTGGGTAGTCCAACAAATTTTCCCATCAGTGACATATCTCATCAGCTAATTTCTTGCCGGGTTCCGCGCGTCTCTCAACGTGAATGCGCCTGCGTACAACGCCCGGCCGACGATGACGCCTTCGACGCCGTCCTTCTCGACCTCCTTCAGCCGGCGGATATCTTCCAGCGTCGCAACGCCGCCGGAGGCGATGACCGGAATTTTTACAGCGCGAGCCACGCGGCGGCTTTCTTCTACGTTGACGCCCTGGCGCGTGCCGTCGCGGCCGATGTCGGTGTAAATAATTTTGGCCGCGCCGTCGGCTTCGCAGCGGACGGCCAGCTCGACTGCGTCCATTGACGTCGTCTCTTTCCATCCCTTGACCGCCACTCGGCCGGCGCGCGCGTCGATGCCGACGATAATTTTTCCGGGGAATTTAGCGCAAGCCTGGCGGAGAAAGTCGGGATTCTCGTAAGCGGCCGTTCCTAAAATCACGCGTGCGACGCCGAGGCCGAGAGCTTCTTCTACGGCTTCCAGCGAGCGCAGGCCGCCGCCGAGCTGGACGGGAACCGCGACGGCTTGGCAGATTCCTGCGATTTCCCGCTTGTGGACCGGGCGGCCTTCGACGGCGCCGTTTAAGTCAACGACGTGGAGCCGCTCCGCGCCCTCCGCCACCCAGTGTTTCGCCGCCGCAATCGGATCGGGGAAATAGACCGTCTCTTGGTCCATCTCGCCCTGGTACAGACGTACACACTGGCCATCTTTGATGTCGATAGCCGGAATGATCAGCATCTTAGTTCTTTTCGGCGAAGCGCGCGAAGTTTTTGAGAATCGTGAGCCCGATCTTCTGGCTCTTCTCCGGATGGAACTGGCAGGCGAAAAGATGATCGGTGGCGATGCTGGAGACGAACGAGCCCGAGTAAGGCGTCGTGGTGGCCGCCAGCGAGCCGTCTTCGGGCACGACGTAATACGAGTGGACGAAGTAAACGTAGTCGCCGTCGGCAATCCCTTCGAGAAACGGCGTCGGCTTTTTTTTCTCGATCGAGTTCCAACCCATGTGCGGGACTTTGAGGCCGTTGTCCGGGCGAAACGCCACGACTTTGCCGGGAAAAAGGTCAAGACCTTTCTGCGGCCCGAACTCCTCGCTCTCGCTGAAGAGGAGCTGAAAACCCAGACAAATTCCGAGGAACGGCTTTTTCCGCGTCACGACTTCGCGGATCGGATCGACCAATCCGTAGCGCCGGAGATTTTCCATGCAGGCGCTGAACGCGCCGACCCCCGGAAGGACGACTCCCTTGGCGCCGAGAATGGCCGGAACCTCCCGGGTGATCTCCGCCGTATAGCCGAGCCGCTCGAAGCCCTTCTGCACGCTGCGGAGATTGCCCATGCCGTAATCGACGATCGCGATCATAGGCTCCCTTTGGTCGACAAGACTCCCTTGATGCGCTGATCCATGCGCGTCGCCTTTTCCATCGCGCGCGCGAGCGCCTTGAAGCACGCCTCGATGATGTGATGCGGATTCTCGCCCTGCGTCACGTTGATGTGCAGGTTCATCCCCAATTGATTGGCCAGCGCCTGGAAAAACTCGTGCGGCAGGTCGGTGTCGAAGTCGCCGACGCGGCCGGGGCGAATCTTGACGTTATAGGCGAGATACGGCCGCCCGCTTAAATCGACGACCACTTGCGCGAGCGCCTCGTCGAGCGGCACGGTGGCCTCGCCGAACCGGCTGATCCCCTGCTTGTCGCCGAGCGCCTGCTTGAACGCCTGGCCGAGCGTCAGCCCGACGTCTTCAACCGTGTGGTGGTAATCGACCTCGATGTCCCCTTTCGCTTGAATCTTGACGTCGAACAGGCCGTGGCGCGTGAAGATCTCCAGCATGTGATTGAAAAACGGAATGCCGGTCTGGATCTCGGCGGCGCCGCTGCCGTCGAGCTCCAGCTCCGCGGTGATCTGGGTTTCTTTGGTCTTCCGCTCCGTTTTTGCGCTGCGTCCCATAGTCCCTCTCCTTATTTTTTAAACCGCGCCTCGACCGCGCGCGCGTGATCGTCGAGCCCTTCGAGCCGCGCCAAGCGGGTAATAGACGGCGCAAGCGCGCGCAGCGCGCGTCTTTCGGCGTGAATCACGCTTGTGCGTTTTAGAAAATCGTACGTGCCCAATGGAGAAAAAAACCGCGCGCTTCCGCCGGTCGGAAGAACGTGATTCGGTCCGGCGAAGTAATCGCCCAGCGGCGGCGTGGAATACGGACCGAGAAAGAGCGCGCCCGCGTTGCGAATCGAGCGCGCCCATTTCCGCGGCTCGCGCACGATCAGCTCCACGTGCTCCGGAGCGATGGCGTTGGTAATCGCCACCGCTTCGTTGAGCCCGCGGCAGACGATGATCGCGCCGTAGTTTTCCAAAGCCTTCAACGTGATCGCGCGCCGCTTGGTGTCGCGCGTCTGGCGCTCCAGGGCGGCGCGTATGCGCCGCGCGAGCGCGAGCGACGGCGTGACGCAGAGCGCCGCCGCCAGCTCGTCGTGCTCCGCTTGCGAAAGCATGTCCGCCGCCACGTGATCCGGATCGGCGGAAGTGTCGGCGAGGAGCAGGATCTCGCTCGGTCCGGCGATGGAATCGATATCCACCTCGCCGAAGACCTGCCGCTTCGCCGCCGCCACGTAAATATTGCCCGGCCCGACGATCTTGTCCACCTTGGGAATGGACTCGGTGCCGAACGCGAGCGCCGCCACCGCCTGCGCGCCGCCGACGCGAAACACCCGGTCCACGCCGGCGACTCGCGCCGCGGCCAAAATCAACGCGCCGTCTTCGCCGATCGGAGAAGTCATGACGATTTCTCCGACGCCCGCGACTTTCGCGGGGATTGCGTTCATCAGGACCGTCGAAGGATAGGACGCCTTGCCGCCGGGCACGTAGACGCCGACCCGCTCCAGCGGACTGATTCGCTGGCCGAGAAACATGCCGATCGGATCGCGATAGCCCCAGCTCCGCTCCATCTGCCGGCGATGAAACGCGGCGATTCTTTTGGCCGCGAGACGGAGCGTCCTCAAATTCCGCGCCGGAGTCTTTTTGACGGCGTCGTCCATCTCCCGCCTGGACACTTCGACGGTACGGCGAGTCAGACGAACTCCGTCGTAGCGCCGCGTGTAATCGAACAGACCGCGGTCGCCCCGAACCCGCACGGAACGAATGATCTCGCTCACCTTCTTCTCTACGCTCTGCTCTCTGCCGCTCCGGCGCTGGACGACCTTCTTCAGCAGGCTGTTAAAAGCGGAGTCGCTCGTCTTAACCAATCGGATTTTCATCCTTCATCCTTCATCCCTTTATTCTTCTGATGTCCGCTCCCAGCGCCGAGAGCTTCTTTTCGATATGCTCGTAGCCGCGATCGAGATGATAGACCCGCGATATCTCCGTGTCCCCTTTGGCCGCAAGGCCGGCTAAAATCAACGACACGCTGGCGCGTAGGTCCGTCGCCATCACCGGCGCTGCGGAAAGACCCTCCACGCCGCGGACGACGGCGCGATTGCCCTCCAGGCGGATGTCGGCGCCCATGCGATCCAACTCCTGCGCGTGCATGAAGCGGTTTTCGAAAATATTTTCCGTGATCACGCTAACGCCGTCGGCCACCGCCATCAACACCATCATCTGCGCCTGGAGATCGGTCGCGAAGCCGGGATACGGCAGCGTCGTGATGTCCACGCTCTTCACTCTCCCGTCGCCCTGGACTCTCACCCGATCCGCCTGGACCGACAGCGCCACACCGCTCTCCTTGAGCTTCAGAAGGAATGCGTCGAAATGATCCGGCCGCACGTCGTTCACGACGACGTCGCCGCGCGTCAGCGCGGCCGCTACCATGAAACTCCCCGCCTCGATGCGGTCGGGAATGACGCGGTGCGACGCGCCGCCAAGGCGCTCGACTCCCTCCACCTTTATGACGTCGCTGCCGGCGCCCGCGACTCGGGCGCCCATTTTGTTCAGCACCGAAGCCAGATCTTCGATCTCCGGCTCCTTGGCGGCGTTCTCGATCACCGTCGCGCCCTCCGCCAGGGCGGCGGCCATCATGAGATTCTCCGTCGCGCCCACGGAAGGCACATCGAGATAGATCTTCGCGCCTTTGAGTTTTTTCGCCTTCGCCTCGACGTAGCCGTGAACCAATTCGATCTCGGCGCCCATCGCCACGAGCCCCTTCAGGTGCAGATCGACCGGACGGACGCCGATCGCGCACCCGCCGGGAGTGGACACGCGCGCTTCGCCGAAGCGCGCGAGCAGCGGCCCTAGAACTAAAAACGAGGCGCGCATGGTCTTCACCAGATCGTACGGCGCTTCGAGCTTGTCGATCTTGCTTGCCTGGAGCGCGACGCAGCCGGAACCCGTCTCCCCCTCCAACGTCACCCCAAGCCACTTGAGAAGCTTCAAAGCCGTCTTGGTATCGACGAGATCGGGAATTCTCTCATAACGGCACGGCTCGGCGGTCAAGAGTGATGATATAAGGATGGGCAGCGCGGCGTTCTTCGAGCCGCTGACCGTCACTTCGCCCTCAAGCCGCCGGCCGCCGCTGACGATGATCTTATCCACTCGCTTTACCTTTCATCGTGCTTCGACAGGCTCAGCACGAACGGTCCAGCTTTATCGCTAGTCTTTATTTCCGGTCACCCTGAGACTTGTCGAAGGGCGATTACGGGTTCTTTCAACATTCTTTGAAGCTCATATCAACATGCGCGCAACGACGACGCGGTCCTTACCGGCATAGTCTTGGTAGAGACGCGGCGGACTGTAGCCGCCGGCATCCACAAAAAGAAGATTAACTTCTTGACCCCTATCCGCGCCGATCTCCAGCGCGAGGAACCCGCCGGCGGCGAGATGGCGGCGCGCTTCGGGAATAATTCGACGAAAGAAATCGAGGCCGTCCGGCCCGCCGTCGAGAGCGAGACGAGGCTCGAACTCGCGCACGTCGCGCGGCAGCGTATCGAGCTCGTCGCGTCGCACGTAAGGCGGATTGAAAACGATCACGTCGAAAAACTCGGTGCGGTCCCTCACCGGCATGAAAGCGTCTCCTAAAAGAAAATGAATCTTTTCCTCCACTCCGTGGCGGCGGGCATTGGTTCGAGCGACTTCGAGCGCGCCCGGAGAAATGTCCGGCGCCCATATCTCCGCGTTGCCGATCTCTTTCGCCAGGCTTACGGCGATCGCTCCGCTGCCCGTCCCGATCTCCAAAATTCGAATTTCGAACTTCGAATTTCGAAATTGTCCTAAATATTCCATAACCGTCTCCACCAGCAGCTCGGTCTCAGGCCGCGGCACCAGCACCGCCGGCGTCACGAGAAAATCGAGCGACCAGAACTCCCGCCGGCCGACGATGTATGCTACCGGCTCATGGTTAAGTCGGCGCAAGATAAAAGAGCGCAACCGCTCTTGCGCGCGCGCGGGAAGCGTCTGCTCCCCGTGGAGATAGAGTTGACTCCGGTCGAGATCCAAAGCTCCGGCCAGGAGAACCTCCGCGTCCAGGCGCGCGCTCTCGATTCCCGCGCTGGAAAGAAGCGCCGTAGCTTCGCGCAGCGCTTGTCTTACCGTGAGCGGCTCTGCATCGGACGCAATCTCTATGTCGATCGCCGCGGTCATCGTATTCACCCCGCCTGCAATGCTTCCGCCTGATAATGCGTGTTCAGGGCGTCGAGCAGCTCGTCCAGCTCGCCCTCGATCACCCGATCGAGCTTATAAAGCGTAAAATTGATGCGGTGGTCGGTCATCCTACCCTGAGGGAAGTTGTAGGTGCGGATTCTCTCGCTGCGGTCGCCGCTCCCGACCATGAGCTTGCGCGTCGCGGCGATCTCGGAGCGCTGCTCCTCCTGTTTTTTCTCCAACAGGCGCGCGCTGAGAATCTTTAGCGCCTTGGCCCGGTTCTTGTGCTGCGACTTCTCGTCCTGGCACGAGACCACAAGACCGGTGGGAATATGCGTCATCCTGACAGCCGAGTCCGTCGTATTGACGCTCTGCCCGCCGGGACCGGAAGCGCGGAACACATCGACTTTCAAATCTTTGGGCTCGACCCCGACCTCGACTTCGTCGGCCTCCGGAAGGACGGCCACCGTCACGGTGGACGTGTGAATTCGGCCGGAGCCTTCGGTCATCGGAACCCGCTGCACCCGGTGCACGCCGCCCTCGAATTTGAGCCGGCTGTAGGCGCCTTTTCCCTCGACGAGGAGAATAATTTCTTTGAGGCCGCCGAGCCCCGTCGGGTTCGAGCTCATGACTTCGACGCGCCATCCCCTGTTTTCGGCGTAGCGCGTGTACATGCGCGAGAGCTCCGCGGCGAAAAGCGCCGCCTCCTCGCCGCCGGTGCCGGCGCGGATCTCGAAGATGACGTTCTTGCTGTCGTTGGGATCTTTTGGGAGGAGGAGAACCTTGAGGCGCGCTTCGAGCTGCTCTTTGCGCTCGCGCAGCGCCGCCAGCTCCTCTTTGGCCAGCTCGCGCATCGCCTCGTCGCTCTCGTCGAGCAGCTCGCGGTTCGACTGGATTTCCTGCTCTATCTTCTTCCAGTCCCGGTAAC
The DNA window shown above is from Candidatus Binatia bacterium and carries:
- the murA gene encoding UDP-N-acetylglucosamine 1-carboxyvinyltransferase, producing MDKIIVSGGRRLEGEVTVSGSKNAALPILISSLLTAEPCRYERIPDLVDTKTALKLLKWLGVTLEGETGSGCVALQASKIDKLEAPYDLVKTMRASFLVLGPLLARFGEARVSTPGGCAIGVRPVDLHLKGLVAMGAEIELVHGYVEAKAKKLKGAKIYLDVPSVGATENLMMAAALAEGATVIENAAKEPEIEDLASVLNKMGARVAGAGSDVIKVEGVERLGGASHRVIPDRIEAGSFMVAAALTRGDVVVNDVRPDHFDAFLLKLKESGVALSVQADRVRVQGDGRVKSVDITTLPYPGFATDLQAQMMVLMAVADGVSVITENIFENRFMHAQELDRMGADIRLEGNRAVVRGVEGLSAAPVMATDLRASVSLILAGLAAKGDTEISRVYHLDRGYEHIEKKLSALGADIRRIKG
- a CDS encoding DUF5647 family protein, which codes for MKKESTVRKNLDLLDEFMKYAFDHPDILDEIPKEASLVILPEGDAPLHKENKKMLNRLKAKGEKVIAVKLRVTRRKVSKVG
- the prmC gene encoding peptide chain release factor N(5)-glutamine methyltransferase, giving the protein MTAAIDIEIASDAEPLTVRQALREATALLSSAGIESARLDAEVLLAGALDLDRSQLYLHGEQTLPARAQERLRSFILRRLNHEPVAYIVGRREFWSLDFLVTPAVLVPRPETELLVETVMEYLGQFRNSKFEIRILEIGTGSGAIAVSLAKEIGNAEIWAPDISPGALEVARTNARRHGVEEKIHFLLGDAFMPVRDRTEFFDVIVFNPPYVRRDELDTLPRDVREFEPRLALDGGPDGLDFFRRIIPEARRHLAAGGFLALEIGADRGQEVNLLFVDAGGYSPPRLYQDYAGKDRVVVARMLI
- the hisH gene encoding imidazole glycerol phosphate synthase subunit HisH; this translates as MIAIVDYGMGNLRSVQKGFERLGYTAEITREVPAILGAKGVVLPGVGAFSACMENLRRYGLVDPIREVVTRKKPFLGICLGFQLLFSESEEFGPQKGLDLFPGKVVAFRPDNGLKVPHMGWNSIEKKKPTPFLEGIADGDYVYFVHSYYVVPEDGSLAATTTPYSGSFVSSIATDHLFACQFHPEKSQKIGLTILKNFARFAEKN
- the prfA gene encoding peptide chain release factor 1; this translates as MLDKLAEVEKRYTQLESLLSDPSFSGKQREYSKVAKERADLEELVVCYRDWKKIEQEIQSNRELLDESDEAMRELAKEELAALRERKEQLEARLKVLLLPKDPNDSKNVIFEIRAGTGGEEAALFAAELSRMYTRYAENRGWRVEVMSSNPTGLGGLKEIILLVEGKGAYSRLKFEGGVHRVQRVPMTEGSGRIHTSTVTVAVLPEADEVEVGVEPKDLKVDVFRASGPGGQSVNTTDSAVRMTHIPTGLVVSCQDEKSQHKNRAKALKILSARLLEKKQEEQRSEIAATRKLMVGSGDRSERIRTYNFPQGRMTDHRINFTLYKLDRVIEGELDELLDALNTHYQAEALQAG
- the hisD gene encoding histidinol dehydrogenase — its product is MKIRLVKTSDSAFNSLLKKVVQRRSGREQSVEKKVSEIIRSVRVRGDRGLFDYTRRYDGVRLTRRTVEVSRREMDDAVKKTPARNLRTLRLAAKRIAAFHRRQMERSWGYRDPIGMFLGQRISPLERVGVYVPGGKASYPSTVLMNAIPAKVAGVGEIVMTSPIGEDGALILAAARVAGVDRVFRVGGAQAVAALAFGTESIPKVDKIVGPGNIYVAAAKRQVFGEVDIDSIAGPSEILLLADTSADPDHVAADMLSQAEHDELAAALCVTPSLALARRIRAALERQTRDTKRRAITLKALENYGAIIVCRGLNEAVAITNAIAPEHVELIVREPRKWARSIRNAGALFLGPYSTPPLGDYFAGPNHVLPTGGSARFFSPLGTYDFLKRTSVIHAERRALRALAPSITRLARLEGLDDHARAVEARFKK
- the hisB gene encoding imidazoleglycerol-phosphate dehydratase HisB codes for the protein MGRSAKTERKTKETQITAELELDGSGAAEIQTGIPFFNHMLEIFTRHGLFDVKIQAKGDIEVDYHHTVEDVGLTLGQAFKQALGDKQGISRFGEATVPLDEALAQVVVDLSGRPYLAYNVKIRPGRVGDFDTDLPHEFFQALANQLGMNLHINVTQGENPHHIIEACFKALARAMEKATRMDQRIKGVLSTKGSL
- the hisA gene encoding 1-(5-phosphoribosyl)-5-[(5-phosphoribosylamino)methylideneamino]imidazole-4-carboxamide isomerase; this encodes MLIIPAIDIKDGQCVRLYQGEMDQETVYFPDPIAAAKHWVAEGAERLHVVDLNGAVEGRPVHKREIAGICQAVAVPVQLGGGLRSLEAVEEALGLGVARVILGTAAYENPDFLRQACAKFPGKIIVGIDARAGRVAVKGWKETTSMDAVELAVRCEADGAAKIIYTDIGRDGTRQGVNVEESRRVARAVKIPVIASGGVATLEDIRRLKEVEKDGVEGVIVGRALYAGAFTLRDARNPARN